The genomic segment TTCATATGACTAACAGCTTCTGAAACTCGCCCTGTCTTTTTTAATATATGGGCCAGATTATTGTGGGCTGGGCCATACTGAGGGTCAAACCGCAATGCCTGACGATATAACATCTCTGCCCTGTTCATGTTCCCAGCTTCTAACTCTAGATTTCCCATATTACTAAGAGCCGGTACATATTCAGGATCCAGTTCCAGACAGCGTTCAAAATATTCTCTGGCTTTTTCCTTATCTTTTCGATAAATATAAATAACCCCCATTTTGTTCAGTGCAGCAACATCATCAGGTTCCTCTTCAAGGATCTGAGTAAAATATTCCTCTGCCTCATCTAGCCTTCCAAATTCCAATGCTGACTTTCCTTTTTCAAACAGCTCCTCTTTTTTTTCAAAATCCATTTTTGCCACCCCTCTCATTCTTTTACATTTTATTAGTATATCCTGTATCCCCCAATTCAAAGCCAGTTAACATATTATTCTTCTTGACAGCTTTATCTTTTTCCTGCCCACCTGCGCAGGATTTACTTAAGAAGTGAAGAAATCGCTAATATGAGGAGGTGTTTTTATTGAAACCGGAAATTACGACTTTCGAATATGTTCATAAAACCTGTTCAGGTAATCAATATCCTATCCAGATTGGCTATCATAGGGTAGATCCTTTAAATATCCCTATAGATCGTAAAACAACCCTTAAAG from the Anoxybacter fermentans genome contains:
- a CDS encoding tetratricopeptide repeat protein, whose translation is MDFEKKEELFEKGKSALEFGRLDEAEEYFTQILEEEPDDVAALNKMGVIYIYRKDKEKAREYFERCLELDPEYVPALSNMGNLELEAGNMNRAEMLYRQALRFDPQYGPAHNNLAHILKKTGRVSEAVSHMKKAQKAGTFSIDYNSSSTQKVNKGCLTIIILSIIVAILWYLTK